A window of the Lactuca sativa cultivar Salinas chromosome 5, Lsat_Salinas_v11, whole genome shotgun sequence genome harbors these coding sequences:
- the LOC111899511 gene encoding uncharacterized protein LOC111899511: MVYNNLKIDLNAAFVCNDDLSKNYDYGDTTLRLASRSNISFVNSREQHTKSTPKHGSTLVLGLGPTPTTCSSGINRNKKQADEDSVLELSLSYNSNASKSHLNRFSNHYSGSFEANNGFGISVFDEGATSAKKSGGYIPSLLLAPRISSTTSKTLLQRFELSEHGEKSDHGCPSESSVVSGYSTGTASGQTESFIPHGGRRRCRHPTGCSNAARGKWDFCIKHGGGKRCVVEGCSRSAELQPGLCISHGGGRRCWFQGCTKGAQGSTNYCKAHGGGKRCVFSGCTTGAEGSTQLCKSHGGGKRCLYEGGGICPKSVHGGTNFCVMHGGGKRCVVVGCTKSARGRTHCCVTHGGGKRCKFENCTKCAQGSTDFCKGHGGGRRCGWVGGGGEGNCQKFARGKGGLCMAHGTMVQESEGGIGPRLFHGVVAKSASASDNNSLSGVSVVSSSIGWLERPAKRRQLIPPQVLVPSSMKTWAFSSFTPNHKEGDANGVMVPEGRVHGGSLLSLLGGSLKDAVIDGSDRS; the protein is encoded by the coding sequence ATGGTTTACAATAACCTGAAGATCGATCTCAATGCAGCCTTTGTTTGTAATGATGACTTAAGTAAGAATTATGATTATGGTGATACCACCTTACGTTTGGCTTCAAGAAGTAACATTAGCTTTGTAAACTCTAGAGAACAACATACGAAGAGTACACCCAAACATGGCTCCACATTGGTCCTCGGATTAGGGCCTACACCAACTACTTGTTCTTCTGGAATCAACCGAAACAAAAAACAAGCCGATGAAGATTCagttcttgaactttctctttcTTACAATTCTAATGCTTCAAAGAGTCATCTGAATCGATTTTCTAATCACTACAGTGGATCTTTCGAAGCTAATAATGGTTTCGGAATTTCCGTTTTTGACGAGGGTGCCACATCAGCAAAAAAGTCAGGTGGCTATATTCCATCGCTTCTTCTAGCTCCAAGAATAAGTAGTACTACAAGCAAAACCTTACTCCAAAGATTTGAACTTTCTGAACATGGAGAAAAATCCGATCATGGTTGTCCATCTGAATCATCGGTTGTCTCAGGCTACTCAACAGGAACAGCATCAGGTCAAACAGAATCTTTCATACCGCATGGCGGCCGGAGGCGGTGCCGCCACCCAACGGGGTGCAGCAACGCCGCTAGGGGGAAGTGGGACTTCTGCATCAAACATGGTGGCGGAAAGAGGTGTGTGGTGGAAGGTTGTTCCCGGAGCGCTGAATTACAACCGGGGTTGTGTATCTCACATGGCGGCGGCAGGCGGTGTTGGTTCCAAGGGTGCACCAAGGGAGCTCAGGGAAGCACTAATTACTGCAAAGCTCATGGCGGTGGGAAGCGGTGTGTGTTTTCCGGTTGTACCACCGGTGCTGAAGGTAGTACTCAACTTTGTAAATCCCACGGTGGAGGAAAAAGATGTTTGTATGAAGGTGGCGGGATTTGCCCTAAAAGCGTGCACGGAGGAACCAATTTTTGTGTGATGCACGGTGGTGGAAAGCGGTGCGTGGTGGTGGGGTGCACCAAGAGTGCGCGTGGCCGGACTCATTGTTGTGTGACACATGGTGGCGGGAAGCGGTGCAAATTTGAAAATTGCACCAAGTGCGCCCAAGGTAGCACGGATTTCTGTAAAGGCCATGGCGGAGGGAGGCGGTGCGGGTGGGTAGGAGGAGGAGGAGAGGGGAATTGTCAGAAGTTTGCTAGAGGGAAAGGTGGTTTATGTATGGCACATGGGACTATGGTACAAGAAAGTGAGGGAGGTATTGGGCCACGACTCTTTCATGGGGTCGTGGCCAAGTCTGCATCTGCATCTGACAATAACTCATTGTCGGGTGTCAGTGTTGTATCCAGTTCTATCGGTTGGTTAGAAAGGCCTGCGAAAAGACGACAACTCATTCCGCCTCAAGTGCTTGTACCTTCGTCTATGAAGACATGGGCGTTTTCGTCATTTACTCCAAACCATAAGGAAGGTGATGCTAATGGTGTTATGGTTCCTGAGGGTAGGGTCCATGGTGGTAGTTTGTTGTCGTTGCTTGGGGGGAGCTTGAAGGACGCTGTTATTGATGGGTCTGATCGAAGTTGA